In Achromobacter xylosoxidans A8, a single window of DNA contains:
- a CDS encoding TonB-dependent siderophore receptor, translated as MAVEDQTQTRVLRLAGLTLSLAAAFAAAPPAAAQSAAPSAMHDYRIPAGPLDQALSAFAKAGGITLSFRPEDTGGLRTQGLDGSYGVESGLAQLLSGTGLVAVEQGGQGYVVRAPAPAAKAIPAGNANTLESIQVSGDWLGTGLENSVQTFGGARTLVKRDEIQNSGATSVADVLRRVPGVQISGSTSASGSSVGLHVGIRGLNPRNSFRTTMLLDGIPMAMAPYGQPNLVMSPTSLGNIEAIDVVRGGGAVRYGPQNVGGVINFKTRSIPTTPGLTAEASARYNIFSQGGTNTQYTGFMGTQFENGLGVALMYSGMDGEQWRDASHDRYNDVALKWRYELTPTSEIYGKFAHYDVKSMTPGGLTVAQYRDDPFQNTHPTDYWKGQRDQVDIGYLNSISDTQEFEARVYHYDSSRQSSLINTTTGRNDYQPRNNQVLGIEPRYTQRLEWGPTTHDVTIGYRYIHETGQDRRYSESLATGQRVGVAQVFDNKTEAHSIYLDDRIAYGKWRVTPGVRYEHIRTNRQPSGTANDTPFDLRNSRGLPSLNVAYLVDDALTLYTNYNTSFGAVQYTQLNSMSASNPLSPEVAKTIEAGLRYSGEQTHTEFTVFDLRFDNQILSIPGTNPAVFRNLGATTHNGVEFAIDYDFDKSGPLAGLNLYANYTYVRAIQKSGEFEGNDVPFYSRQTGTLGGRYTRNNWTFNLYTTAQSGQYSDTANTEDESADASEGRVPGFSVWNTQLSYKLPQWKGSELAVGVNNLFDRRYYTRNVDTNGGRMVGAPRMVYLQARLAY; from the coding sequence GTGGCAGTCGAAGACCAAACCCAAACCCGCGTCCTGAGGCTGGCCGGATTGACGCTGAGCCTGGCGGCCGCGTTCGCCGCGGCGCCGCCCGCGGCAGCCCAAAGCGCGGCTCCGTCCGCAATGCATGACTATCGCATCCCGGCAGGTCCCTTGGACCAGGCGCTCTCCGCCTTCGCCAAGGCGGGCGGCATCACGCTTTCCTTCCGGCCCGAGGACACGGGCGGGCTGCGGACCCAGGGCCTGGATGGCAGCTACGGCGTGGAGTCCGGGTTGGCCCAACTGCTGTCCGGCACCGGCCTGGTGGCGGTGGAGCAGGGCGGCCAGGGGTACGTGGTGCGCGCGCCGGCCCCCGCGGCCAAGGCCATACCAGCAGGCAACGCCAACACGCTGGAGTCGATCCAGGTCAGCGGCGACTGGCTGGGCACCGGCCTGGAAAACAGCGTGCAGACCTTCGGCGGCGCCCGCACGCTGGTCAAGCGCGACGAAATCCAGAACAGCGGCGCCACCAGCGTGGCCGACGTGCTGCGCCGCGTGCCCGGCGTGCAGATCAGCGGCAGCACCAGCGCCAGCGGCAGTTCGGTAGGCCTGCATGTCGGCATCCGCGGCCTGAACCCGCGCAATTCATTTCGCACCACCATGCTGCTGGACGGCATTCCCATGGCCATGGCCCCTTACGGCCAGCCGAACCTGGTGATGTCGCCGACCAGCCTGGGCAACATCGAAGCCATCGACGTGGTGCGCGGCGGCGGGGCAGTGCGCTATGGCCCGCAGAACGTGGGCGGCGTGATCAACTTCAAGACCCGTTCGATTCCGACTACCCCCGGACTCACCGCCGAGGCTTCCGCCCGCTACAACATCTTCAGCCAGGGCGGCACCAATACCCAGTACACCGGCTTCATGGGCACGCAGTTCGAAAACGGCCTGGGCGTGGCGCTGATGTACTCCGGCATGGACGGCGAGCAATGGCGCGATGCCAGCCACGACCGCTACAACGACGTGGCGCTGAAGTGGCGCTATGAGCTGACGCCGACCTCGGAAATCTACGGCAAGTTCGCGCACTACGACGTCAAGTCCATGACGCCCGGCGGCCTGACCGTAGCGCAGTACCGCGATGATCCGTTCCAGAACACCCATCCCACCGACTACTGGAAAGGCCAGCGCGACCAGGTCGACATCGGCTACCTGAACTCCATCTCGGACACCCAGGAGTTCGAGGCCCGCGTCTATCACTACGACAGCTCGCGCCAGAGTTCGCTGATCAACACCACGACAGGACGCAACGACTACCAGCCGCGCAACAACCAGGTGCTGGGCATAGAGCCACGCTACACGCAGCGCCTGGAATGGGGCCCGACCACGCACGACGTGACCATCGGCTATCGCTACATCCACGAAACCGGCCAGGACCGGCGCTATTCGGAATCCCTGGCCACGGGCCAGCGCGTCGGCGTCGCCCAGGTCTTCGACAACAAGACCGAAGCGCACTCCATCTACCTGGACGACCGCATCGCCTACGGCAAATGGCGCGTGACGCCCGGCGTGCGCTATGAGCACATCCGCACCAACCGCCAGCCCAGCGGCACCGCCAACGACACACCGTTCGACCTGCGCAACAGCCGCGGCCTGCCGTCGCTGAACGTGGCCTATCTGGTCGACGACGCACTGACGCTCTATACCAACTACAACACCTCGTTCGGCGCGGTGCAGTACACGCAGCTGAACTCGATGTCGGCGTCCAACCCGCTCAGCCCCGAAGTCGCCAAGACCATCGAAGCCGGCCTGCGCTACTCGGGCGAACAGACCCACACCGAATTCACGGTCTTCGATCTGCGCTTCGACAACCAGATCCTGTCGATCCCCGGCACCAATCCGGCCGTGTTCCGCAATCTGGGCGCCACCACCCACAACGGCGTCGAATTCGCCATCGATTATGACTTCGACAAGTCCGGACCACTCGCCGGCCTGAATCTCTACGCCAACTACACCTACGTGCGCGCCATCCAGAAATCCGGCGAGTTCGAAGGCAACGACGTGCCGTTCTATTCGCGCCAGACCGGCACGCTGGGCGGCCGCTACACCCGCAATAACTGGACCTTCAACCTCTACACCACCGCGCAGAGCGGCCAGTATTCGGACACGGCCAACACCGAAGACGAGAGCGCCGACGCGAGCGAAGGCCGGGTGCCGGGCTTCAGCGTCTGGAACACGCAGCTCAGCTACAAGCTGCCGCAATGGAAGGGCAGCGAACTGGCCGTCGGCGTGAACAATCTGTTTGACCGCCGCTACTACACCCGCAACGTCGACACCAACGGCGGCCGCATGGTCGGCGCGCCGCGCATGGTCTACCTGCAGGCGCGCCTGGCGTACTGA
- a CDS encoding FecR domain-containing protein has product MDATGSKPIDASVIREAARWLVRLHSGEAGPADHAAFERWRHGNPERELAWQRAQRLMQQFDAVPASVGVPLLTRAPQVSRRTVLRTLAALGLTLPPAALLAYRMNTQPAGAYHTAVGEDQDLRLADGSQVHLNTDTAMDVRYSDETRLLQLRGGEVYVRTAADQSGRARPFIVETPQGRLRALGTRFVVRQLDDGDALTELAVLEHRVAVNLRNGSPERIFNAGESVRFTSDAFLPSAPAGSESPGWTRGAIEADNMRLDMLLAEVSRYRRGVVRCDPAVGGLRVSGVFRLQDTDALLAVVAKTLDLRVVARTSYWVTLTR; this is encoded by the coding sequence ATGGACGCGACAGGATCCAAGCCGATCGATGCCTCGGTCATTCGGGAAGCCGCCCGTTGGCTGGTGCGCCTGCACTCCGGCGAGGCAGGGCCGGCCGATCATGCAGCCTTTGAACGCTGGCGCCATGGCAATCCCGAGCGCGAGCTTGCTTGGCAGCGGGCGCAGCGCCTGATGCAGCAATTCGACGCCGTGCCGGCCTCGGTAGGCGTGCCGCTCTTGACGCGTGCGCCGCAAGTCAGCCGGCGCACGGTGCTGCGCACCCTGGCAGCGCTGGGGCTGACGCTGCCGCCCGCTGCCTTGCTGGCCTATCGCATGAATACACAGCCGGCGGGCGCCTATCACACGGCGGTGGGCGAAGACCAGGATCTGCGCCTGGCCGACGGCAGCCAGGTTCACCTGAATACCGACACGGCCATGGACGTGCGCTATTCCGACGAAACACGCCTGCTGCAGTTGCGCGGCGGCGAAGTCTATGTGCGTACGGCCGCCGACCAGTCGGGCAGGGCGCGGCCCTTTATCGTGGAGACGCCCCAGGGCCGCTTGCGCGCCTTGGGTACCCGCTTTGTGGTGCGGCAACTGGATGACGGCGACGCCCTGACCGAACTGGCCGTACTGGAGCACCGCGTCGCCGTGAACCTCAGGAACGGCAGTCCGGAACGGATCTTCAACGCCGGCGAGTCGGTCCGCTTCACCTCCGATGCCTTCCTGCCCAGCGCGCCCGCCGGATCGGAGTCGCCCGGATGGACGCGCGGCGCCATCGAAGCCGACAACATGCGGCTGGACATGCTGCTGGCCGAGGTATCGCGCTACCGGCGCGGCGTGGTGCGTTGCGATCCGGCGGTGGGCGGCCTGCGGGTGTCCGGCGTGTTCCGCCTGCAAGACACCGACGCGCTACTCGCCGTTGTGGCCAAGACGCTGGACCTGCGCGTCGTGGCGCGCACGTCCTACTGGGTCACGCTGACGCGCTGA